From Streptomyces sp. TLI_105, the proteins below share one genomic window:
- a CDS encoding esterase-like activity of phytase family protein, whose translation MRSSLTRRALAAALLLTSTLAPAVAVAAQPGGGGHQSERAAQARLLGEKIVPHKLDFQGTTVGGFSGVDRNRCTGEYVFISDDRSYLQPARFYTAKLDVDADGVHSVDFTGTHPFLQPDGTVYSPPTAGDGKAVDPEEIRVDPRSCHYWWAQEGDRPKAVGTGPVIQPSIQFAGPTGAHLGQLPLPSNYEITMEERGPRRNQAIEAITFGERGRVLTSAIEGPLLQDGPEPDVEHGALVRVTKQTRGGRVLGQFAYPLEKIFAVNDPNSPWGPDTGVPSILAFPDDPDRYLVLERTWVAGAGYKIRLFDATTRGATDVKARESLAGRPVVPMRKTLVADFDTLGLSTVDNTEGMTWGPVLPSGERSLILVSDDNFAEEAVTQIVALAVR comes from the coding sequence ATGAGATCTTCCCTGACGCGCCGGGCGCTCGCCGCGGCCCTGCTCCTGACGTCGACGCTGGCCCCCGCGGTGGCCGTGGCCGCCCAACCCGGCGGCGGTGGCCACCAGTCGGAGCGCGCCGCGCAAGCGCGTCTGCTCGGTGAGAAAATCGTTCCGCACAAGCTCGACTTCCAGGGCACCACGGTCGGCGGCTTCTCCGGTGTCGACCGCAACCGGTGCACCGGCGAGTACGTGTTCATCAGCGACGACCGCTCGTACCTCCAGCCCGCCCGCTTCTACACCGCCAAGCTGGACGTGGACGCGGACGGCGTGCACTCCGTCGACTTCACCGGCACCCACCCGTTCCTCCAGCCCGACGGCACGGTCTACTCGCCGCCGACCGCCGGGGACGGCAAGGCCGTCGACCCCGAGGAGATCCGGGTCGACCCGCGCAGCTGCCACTACTGGTGGGCACAGGAGGGCGACCGGCCCAAGGCGGTCGGCACCGGACCGGTGATCCAGCCGTCCATCCAGTTCGCCGGCCCCACCGGCGCCCACCTGGGGCAGCTGCCGCTGCCGTCGAACTACGAGATCACCATGGAGGAGCGCGGGCCGCGCCGGAACCAGGCGATCGAGGCGATCACCTTCGGCGAGCGGGGCCGGGTGCTGACCAGCGCGATCGAGGGCCCGCTGCTCCAGGACGGCCCGGAGCCCGACGTGGAGCACGGCGCGCTCGTCCGGGTGACGAAGCAGACGCGCGGCGGCCGGGTGCTCGGGCAGTTCGCGTACCCCCTCGAGAAGATCTTCGCCGTGAACGACCCGAACAGCCCGTGGGGCCCGGACACCGGCGTCCCGTCGATCCTCGCCTTTCCCGACGACCCCGACCGCTACCTCGTGCTCGAACGGACCTGGGTCGCCGGCGCCGGTTACAAGATCCGCCTCTTCGACGCCACCACGCGCGGTGCGACCGACGTGAAGGCGAGGGAATCCCTCGCGGGACGGCCCGTGGTGCCGATGCGCAAGACGCTCGTCGCGGACTTCGACACCCTCGGCCTCTCCACCGTCGACAACACCGAAGGCATGACCTGGGGACCGGTCCTGCCGTCCGGCGAGCGGTCGCTGATCCTCGTCAGCGACGACAACTTCGCCGAGGAGGCGGTCACCCAGATCGTCGCCCTCGCCGTCCGCTGA
- a CDS encoding M4 family metallopeptidase, with protein MSRPLLALSTMVAAAVITTGAVAVPAYSQPDAVQHGNSARDTAISRAEANVTRHADSFGFGAGQALQVKDVVIDADGTQHVRFDRTYRGLPVVGGDFVVHQKADGSLKGSSHAKARKVALASVTPAADAKGTAAGALKRAQGVVSDAKSTPELIVWAADGTPRLAWRTTVQGLGDKGQPHGEVFVTDATTGAAIENYDSEHESTGTGHSEYTGDITLDTTQQANGTFALIDPVRGHITKDARNVSSSSLSSSSGTLFTDADNIWGDGRKFSTDRATAAVDAHANTAKTFDYYKSTFGRNGIKNDGRGATVFVHVGTNWDNAQWSDACFCMMTGDGNGTVDPEQVDLDTMGHEMTHGVTSATANLRYSGESGGLNEATSDIFGTMVEWYANNTIDTPDYLFSDQSTPPWLRRMDKPSLDGRSADYWSKSVGRLDVHNSSGVGNHWFYLASEGSGTKTINGVTYNSPTYNGSTVTGIGNQKASAIWYRALTVYMTSTTDYKGARTATLNAAKDLYGATSPEYATVAAAWTGVNVL; from the coding sequence ATGTCCCGTCCTCTCCTTGCCCTCTCCACGATGGTCGCCGCCGCCGTCATCACCACGGGCGCGGTGGCCGTACCGGCGTACTCGCAGCCCGACGCGGTGCAGCACGGGAACTCCGCCCGCGACACGGCGATATCCCGGGCCGAGGCGAACGTGACCCGGCACGCCGACAGCTTCGGCTTCGGCGCGGGCCAGGCGCTCCAGGTCAAGGACGTCGTGATCGACGCCGACGGCACCCAGCACGTCCGCTTCGACCGGACCTACCGCGGCCTCCCCGTCGTCGGCGGCGACTTCGTCGTCCACCAGAAGGCCGACGGCTCGCTCAAGGGCTCCAGCCACGCCAAGGCCCGCAAGGTGGCGCTCGCGTCCGTCACCCCCGCCGCCGACGCCAAGGGCACCGCGGCCGGCGCCCTCAAGCGCGCGCAGGGCGTCGTCAGCGACGCCAAGTCCACCCCCGAGCTGATCGTGTGGGCCGCCGACGGCACCCCCCGCCTGGCCTGGCGCACCACCGTGCAGGGCCTGGGCGACAAGGGCCAGCCGCACGGCGAGGTCTTCGTCACCGACGCCACCACCGGCGCCGCGATCGAGAACTACGACTCCGAGCACGAGTCGACCGGCACCGGCCACTCCGAGTACACCGGTGACATCACCCTCGACACCACCCAGCAGGCCAACGGCACCTTCGCGCTGATCGACCCGGTCCGCGGCCACATCACCAAGGACGCGCGCAACGTCTCGTCCTCGTCCCTGAGCAGCTCCTCCGGCACCCTGTTCACCGACGCCGACAACATCTGGGGCGACGGCAGGAAGTTCTCCACCGACCGCGCCACCGCCGCCGTCGACGCGCACGCCAACACCGCGAAGACCTTCGACTACTACAAGAGCACCTTCGGCCGCAACGGCATCAAGAACGACGGCCGCGGCGCCACCGTCTTCGTCCACGTCGGCACCAACTGGGACAACGCCCAGTGGTCGGACGCCTGCTTCTGCATGATGACCGGCGACGGCAACGGCACGGTCGACCCCGAGCAGGTCGACCTCGACACCATGGGCCACGAGATGACGCACGGCGTCACCTCCGCCACCGCCAACCTGCGCTACAGCGGTGAGTCCGGCGGCCTGAACGAGGCCACCAGCGACATCTTCGGCACGATGGTCGAGTGGTACGCCAACAACACCATCGACACCCCCGACTACCTCTTCAGCGACCAGTCCACCCCGCCGTGGCTGCGCCGCATGGACAAGCCCTCCCTCGACGGCCGCTCCGCCGACTACTGGTCGAAGTCCGTCGGCCGGCTCGACGTGCACAACTCCTCGGGCGTCGGCAACCACTGGTTCTACCTCGCCAGCGAGGGCAGCGGCACCAAGACGATCAACGGCGTCACCTACAACAGCCCGACGTACAACGGCTCCACCGTCACCGGCATCGGCAACCAGAAGGCCTCCGCCATCTGGTACCGGGCGCTGACCGTCTACATGACCTCCACCACGGACTACAAGGGCGCCCGCACGGCGACCCTGAACGCGGCGAAGGACCTGTACGGCGCCACCAGCCCCGAGTACGCCACCGTGGCCGCGGCCTGGACCGGGGTCAACGTCCTCTGA
- a CDS encoding L-threonylcarbamoyladenylate synthase — MAQRFDCSDPSARPAGIDAAVAALGQGRLVVLPTDTVYGIGADAFDPKAVAGLLAAKGRGRHKPSPVLVGSRDALDGLVEDLPEKAEKLIEAFWPGGLTLVLRHRPSLSWDLGETGGTVAVRMPDHPLALDLLAAAGPMAVSSANLTDRPSPEDCDAAFGMLGDSVAVYLDGGRTAGPVSSSIVDLTGDAPVLVREGVLSAAELAKVVPDLIVP; from the coding sequence ATGGCACAGCGATTCGACTGCTCGGATCCGTCGGCCCGGCCGGCCGGCATCGACGCGGCGGTGGCCGCCCTCGGGCAGGGGCGTCTCGTCGTCCTCCCGACGGACACCGTCTACGGCATCGGCGCCGACGCCTTCGACCCGAAGGCCGTCGCCGGTCTGCTGGCCGCGAAGGGGCGGGGCCGGCACAAGCCCTCCCCCGTCCTCGTCGGCTCCCGGGACGCGCTCGACGGCCTGGTCGAGGACCTGCCGGAGAAGGCGGAGAAACTGATCGAGGCCTTCTGGCCGGGCGGTCTGACCCTGGTGCTCCGCCACCGGCCCTCGCTCTCCTGGGACCTGGGCGAGACCGGCGGGACGGTGGCCGTACGGATGCCCGACCACCCCCTCGCGCTCGACCTGCTGGCCGCGGCCGGCCCGATGGCCGTCTCCAGCGCGAACCTCACCGACCGGCCCTCGCCGGAGGACTGCGACGCGGCCTTCGGGATGCTGGGCGATTCCGTGGCGGTGTACCTCGACGGGGGCCGGACCGCCGGGCCGGTGTCGTCGTCGATCGTCGACCTGACCGGCGACGCCCCGGTCCTCGTCCGGGAGGGCGTCCTGTCCGCCGCGGAGCTGGCGAAGGTCGTACCCGACCTGATCGTGCCCTGA
- a CDS encoding SpoIIE family protein phosphatase encodes MRSRLAWLNSATSRIGTTLDLERTAQELAEFTVPRFADGAAVDILESVLRGDEGSRWTEPGIPPMRATALCAIEELSSLEPTPLGETFVHAEQPHETLLHRYCLRQGKPVLLSRMRDDDFIRVAPTASAAAKMRAAGVHSYLAVPLIARGLLLGSADFVRAPGTPPFSTTDLALAEQLASKAAVFIDNARLYGREREHVVSLQRSLLPRVTPRTPGLLVHAEYAPAAAHHGVGGDWYDVMALPGGRTALMVGDVMGHGLPAAATMGRLRTVARTLMTLDTAPERILARLDLATRDLEDEQVATCLCAVYDPADSTYTLASAGHLPPLLLDGQGAAEFVPVPIGAPLGAGVIPYDPLRLRVPDGSHLVMYTDGLVKSREEDVDVQLDRLRSAALELTPEALEQGGLVECAPAAAARFDEAVLLVTADSPLPAGDLRVWKLPQDGRAASVARGLVTEQLAAWGLAELADVSELVVSELVGNALRYGNGPGELRLLRGERLVVEVSDTGPDLPQIQHADLSDEGGRGLQLINMLCRRWGSCRTVTGKVVWAEQNMPS; translated from the coding sequence ATGCGCAGTCGGCTCGCCTGGCTGAATTCCGCCACCTCCAGGATCGGTACGACCCTGGACCTGGAGCGCACCGCGCAGGAACTCGCCGAGTTCACCGTGCCCCGCTTCGCCGACGGGGCGGCCGTGGACATCCTCGAGAGCGTCCTGCGCGGCGACGAGGGGTCCCGGTGGACGGAGCCGGGCATCCCGCCCATGCGGGCCACGGCGCTGTGCGCCATCGAGGAGCTCTCCTCGCTGGAGCCGACCCCGTTGGGCGAGACCTTCGTCCACGCCGAGCAGCCCCACGAGACCCTGCTCCACCGGTACTGCCTCCGGCAGGGCAAGCCGGTCCTGCTGAGCCGTATGCGCGACGACGACTTCATACGCGTCGCGCCCACCGCGAGCGCGGCCGCCAAGATGCGGGCCGCCGGGGTGCACAGCTATCTGGCCGTGCCCCTCATCGCCCGCGGGCTGCTCCTCGGCAGCGCCGACTTCGTCCGTGCCCCCGGGACTCCCCCGTTCTCCACCACCGACCTGGCGCTGGCCGAGCAGCTGGCCTCCAAGGCGGCCGTCTTCATCGACAACGCCCGGCTGTACGGGCGCGAGCGCGAGCACGTCGTCTCCTTGCAGCGCAGCCTGCTGCCCCGCGTGACTCCGAGGACACCGGGCCTGCTGGTGCACGCCGAGTACGCGCCCGCGGCGGCCCACCACGGGGTGGGCGGGGACTGGTACGACGTGATGGCGCTGCCCGGCGGGCGGACGGCCCTCATGGTGGGCGACGTGATGGGGCACGGTCTGCCGGCCGCCGCCACCATGGGGCGGCTGCGGACCGTCGCCCGCACCCTCATGACCTTGGACACGGCCCCCGAGCGGATCCTGGCCCGGCTGGACCTGGCCACCCGCGATCTGGAGGACGAGCAGGTCGCCACCTGCCTCTGTGCCGTCTACGACCCCGCCGACTCCACGTACACGCTGGCGAGCGCCGGGCACCTGCCGCCGCTGCTCCTCGACGGGCAGGGCGCCGCCGAGTTCGTCCCGGTGCCGATCGGCGCGCCGCTGGGGGCGGGAGTGATCCCGTACGACCCGCTGCGGCTCCGCGTCCCGGACGGCTCCCACCTGGTCATGTACACGGACGGCCTGGTCAAGTCCCGTGAGGAGGACGTGGACGTCCAGCTGGACCGGCTCCGCTCGGCGGCGCTGGAGCTGACTCCCGAGGCGCTGGAGCAGGGCGGGCTGGTGGAGTGCGCTCCGGCCGCCGCCGCCCGCTTCGACGAGGCGGTGCTCCTCGTGACGGCGGACTCCCCGCTCCCGGCCGGGGATCTGCGGGTGTGGAAGCTGCCGCAGGACGGACGGGCCGCCTCGGTCGCCCGGGGCCTCGTCACCGAGCAGCTCGCCGCGTGGGGGCTTGCGGAGCTGGCGGACGTGTCCGAGCTCGTCGTCTCCGAGCTGGTCGGCAACGCGCTGCGGTACGGGAACGGCCCGGGTGAGCTGCGGTTGCTGCGGGGGGAGCGGCTCGTCGTGGAGGTCTCGGACACCGGCCCCGACCTGCCCCAGATCCAGCACGCGGACCTCAGCGACGAGGGCGGCCGGGGGCTTCAGCTCATCAACATGCTGTGCCGCAGATGGGGTTCCTGTCGCACCGTCACCGGCAAGGTGGTCTGGGCGGAACAGAACATGCCGTCCTGA
- a CDS encoding FadD3 family acyl-CoA ligase, whose translation MRGAQTIAGLADWAAERYGDEEALVFGEERWTFAELRERVDRAARAVIAQGVRPGDSVAVWAPNSARWVVAALGAVAAGGVLVPVNTRYKAAEAADILRRSRTRLLFTEHDFLGTDYRALLAASGEELPLLERTVTLHSTDWPQFLSAADRVTGEERLARTAAVRPADTADVLFTSGTTGRPKGVPTTHGQNLRVYDAWARTVTLRRGDRHLLVNPFFHTFGYKAGVLACLLHGATIVPERVFDAGTVLGRIRDERISVLTGAPTVFTSLIHHPEREAYDLTSMRMAVTGAANIPVTLIEEIRTSLGARSVNTAYGLTESTGVVAICPPHESPETLARTSGTALEGTELRVDAPPGEPGEILTRGYHVMHGYLDDPEATARAVDAEGWLHTGDVGVLDERGFLRITDRLKDMFVVGGFNVYPAEVEQVLRGHPAVRDAAVVGAPDARLGEIGVAYCVPAGGAPIDAAELTAYTRERLANFKVPRAFRSVPALPHNAAGKVDKKALREIPV comes from the coding sequence ATGAGGGGCGCGCAGACCATCGCCGGGCTCGCGGACTGGGCCGCGGAGCGGTACGGGGACGAGGAGGCCCTCGTCTTCGGGGAGGAGCGCTGGACGTTCGCGGAGCTCCGCGAACGGGTGGACCGGGCGGCACGCGCGGTGATCGCACAAGGGGTGCGCCCCGGTGACTCGGTCGCCGTGTGGGCCCCCAACAGCGCGCGCTGGGTGGTGGCCGCGCTCGGCGCGGTGGCGGCCGGCGGGGTGCTCGTCCCGGTGAACACCCGCTACAAGGCGGCCGAGGCCGCCGACATCCTGCGCCGTTCCCGGACCCGGCTGCTCTTCACCGAGCACGACTTCCTGGGTACGGACTACCGGGCGCTGCTCGCGGCCTCCGGGGAGGAACTCCCGCTCCTGGAGCGGACGGTGACGCTGCACTCGACGGACTGGCCGCAGTTCCTGTCGGCGGCGGACCGGGTGACCGGGGAGGAGCGGCTTGCCCGTACCGCCGCCGTGCGCCCGGCCGACACCGCCGACGTCCTCTTCACCTCCGGCACCACCGGCCGGCCCAAGGGCGTGCCCACCACCCACGGGCAGAACCTGCGCGTGTACGACGCCTGGGCCCGTACGGTCACCCTCCGGCGCGGCGACCGCCACCTCCTCGTCAACCCGTTCTTCCACACCTTCGGCTACAAGGCGGGCGTCCTCGCCTGTCTGCTGCACGGGGCCACGATCGTCCCGGAGCGGGTCTTCGACGCCGGGACCGTGCTCGGCCGGATACGGGACGAGCGCATCTCCGTCCTGACCGGCGCCCCGACGGTCTTCACCTCGCTCATCCACCATCCCGAGCGCGAGGCGTACGACCTGACCTCGATGCGGATGGCGGTCACGGGCGCGGCGAACATCCCCGTCACGCTCATCGAGGAGATCAGGACGTCCCTCGGCGCCCGGAGCGTCAACACCGCGTACGGCCTGACCGAGTCGACGGGCGTGGTCGCGATCTGCCCGCCGCACGAGTCGCCGGAGACCCTGGCCCGCACCTCCGGGACGGCCCTGGAGGGCACGGAGCTGCGCGTCGACGCCCCGCCCGGGGAGCCGGGCGAGATCCTCACCCGCGGCTACCACGTGATGCACGGCTACCTCGACGACCCCGAGGCCACCGCCCGGGCCGTCGACGCGGAGGGCTGGCTGCACACGGGGGACGTCGGGGTGCTCGACGAGCGCGGGTTCCTGAGGATCACCGACCGGCTCAAGGACATGTTCGTCGTGGGCGGGTTCAACGTGTACCCGGCGGAGGTGGAGCAGGTGCTGCGCGGCCACCCGGCCGTCCGGGACGCGGCGGTCGTCGGCGCGCCGGACGCACGGCTCGGGGAGATCGGCGTCGCGTACTGCGTACCGGCGGGCGGGGCTCCGATCGACGCGGCCGAGCTGACCGCGTACACCCGTGAGCGGCTGGCCAACTTCAAGGTCCCGCGCGCCTTCCGCTCCGTGCCGGCGCTGCCGCACAACGCGGCGGGCAAGGTCGACAAGAAGGCGCTGCGAGAGATCCCCGTATGA
- a CDS encoding carbonic anhydrase produces MPRTSPSVALDAMLAGNRRFVAGTPDHPNQDAARRAQLAPGQEPFAVILGCSDSRLAAEIIFDQGLGDLFVVRTAGHVLGAEVLGSVEYATSVLGCRLVVVLGHDSCGAVAAARAAVEDGLPAAGFVRDVVERVTPSVLAARAAGLTEDSDIIDEHIRHTVQLLMDRSRVLSEQVKTGEVAVVGLAYQLAEGNARLVTSHGVESAE; encoded by the coding sequence ATGCCTCGCACATCGCCTTCGGTCGCTCTCGACGCCATGCTCGCCGGCAACCGCCGCTTCGTCGCCGGGACCCCGGACCACCCCAATCAGGACGCCGCCCGCCGTGCGCAGCTCGCACCCGGACAGGAGCCGTTCGCGGTCATCCTCGGGTGCTCCGACTCGCGGCTCGCGGCCGAGATCATCTTCGACCAGGGACTCGGCGACCTGTTCGTCGTGCGGACCGCCGGTCATGTGCTGGGAGCCGAGGTGCTGGGCAGCGTCGAGTACGCCACGAGCGTGCTCGGCTGCCGGCTGGTCGTCGTCCTGGGGCACGACTCGTGCGGCGCCGTCGCGGCGGCCCGCGCCGCGGTGGAGGACGGACTGCCGGCGGCCGGATTCGTACGGGACGTGGTGGAGCGGGTGACGCCGAGCGTCCTGGCGGCCCGCGCCGCCGGTCTGACCGAGGACAGCGACATCATCGACGAGCACATAAGGCACACGGTGCAGCTGCTCATGGACCGTTCCCGCGTCCTGTCGGAGCAGGTGAAGACGGGCGAGGTGGCGGTCGTGGGACTGGCCTACCAGCTCGCCGAGGGCAATGCCCGGCTGGTGACCTCGCACGGCGTGGAGAGCGCGGAGTGA
- a CDS encoding LysR family transcriptional regulator, producing MHLEFRHLRVLLTVAEAGSIRRAAARLQLSQPATSAQLKRIEQELGGPLFIRSAEGVKPNEHGQYVLRCARDLVVGFDRLREHARSAAGTDSGTVAPLRAGGTAGPLVSLLISALFELVPESRLAIDARRSVHTLVKALSQSKCDIAVFGEFPGFPLPVGESVVTRTLVREPVFVLLAEDHPLARRESVGLSELRGEEWVMPEADESGVHAYLHLTCQSAGFTPRIAHVTPDLSVAQILVAGRRAVCGVWPSAEVPAQGTVQRPLADVPFHRRLQLAWNPESVPSELADAVAERLLAEYLSLVRQRPRYLAWWEDGGEGFALGADG from the coding sequence ATGCACCTCGAGTTCCGGCACCTCCGTGTCCTGCTCACCGTCGCCGAGGCCGGCAGCATCCGCAGGGCCGCCGCACGGCTGCAGCTCTCCCAGCCCGCCACGAGCGCCCAGCTGAAACGGATCGAACAGGAGCTCGGCGGCCCGCTCTTCATCCGCAGCGCCGAGGGCGTGAAGCCGAACGAGCACGGCCAGTACGTCCTGCGCTGCGCGCGTGACCTCGTGGTCGGTTTCGACCGGCTGCGCGAGCACGCGCGATCGGCCGCCGGGACGGACAGCGGGACCGTCGCGCCGCTGCGGGCGGGCGGTACGGCCGGCCCGTTGGTGTCGCTGCTCATATCCGCCCTTTTCGAGCTCGTGCCGGAGAGCCGACTGGCCATCGACGCCCGCCGTTCGGTGCATACCCTCGTGAAAGCGCTGAGTCAGTCGAAATGCGACATCGCGGTCTTCGGTGAGTTCCCCGGCTTCCCGCTTCCGGTCGGCGAGTCGGTCGTGACGCGCACGCTGGTGCGCGAGCCGGTCTTCGTCCTGCTCGCCGAGGACCATCCGCTGGCGCGCCGGGAGAGCGTCGGCCTGAGCGAACTCCGCGGCGAGGAGTGGGTCATGCCGGAGGCCGACGAGAGCGGGGTGCACGCCTATCTCCACCTCACCTGCCAGTCGGCGGGATTCACCCCGCGCATCGCGCACGTGACGCCGGACCTGTCCGTGGCGCAGATCCTGGTCGCCGGCCGGCGTGCCGTCTGCGGGGTGTGGCCGAGTGCCGAGGTGCCCGCCCAGGGCACCGTGCAGCGGCCGCTCGCGGACGTCCCGTTCCACCGACGGCTGCAACTGGCCTGGAACCCGGAGTCGGTTCCGTCGGAGCTCGCCGACGCGGTGGCCGAGCGCCTGCTCGCGGAGTACCTGTCGCTGGTGCGGCAGCGGCCGCGGTACCTGGCCTGGTGGGAGGACGGCGGGGAGGGGTTCGCGCTCGGCGCGGACGGCTGA